A window from Micromonospora profundi encodes these proteins:
- a CDS encoding tyrosine-protein phosphatase: MGGRNWELIGAPNARDLGGLVTVEGRRVRPGRLIRTPALGRLTDEDLPVLAKLGPTCVLDLRDHTEIAVAPADRLTGEPRVVHLPVHDPDHPVFTYVSAVLLGHDLDAYAELARQGTAGAMADIYRWFVAGEAACANFGAAVRLAAQPENLPLVYHCSAGKDRTGWLTVILLSALGVDEAAIRAEYLRNNELTDSLRAVLIEAMRRRRPTMDVDAVLPVLEVRPEYLDAGYQEVRLRHGSFDGYLRNGLGLTDDVLTALRAQLLE, from the coding sequence ATGGGCGGGCGGAACTGGGAGCTGATCGGTGCGCCGAACGCGCGTGACCTGGGCGGTCTGGTCACCGTCGAGGGCCGCCGGGTACGCCCCGGACGGCTGATCCGCACCCCGGCGCTGGGCCGGCTCACCGACGAGGACCTGCCGGTGCTCGCGAAGCTCGGACCGACATGCGTGCTCGACCTGCGCGACCACACCGAGATCGCTGTCGCCCCCGCGGACCGGTTGACCGGTGAACCGCGCGTCGTGCACCTCCCGGTCCACGATCCGGACCACCCGGTCTTCACGTACGTCTCAGCGGTGCTGCTCGGTCACGACCTCGACGCGTACGCCGAGCTGGCCCGGCAGGGCACGGCGGGGGCGATGGCCGACATCTACAGGTGGTTCGTGGCCGGGGAGGCGGCCTGCGCCAACTTCGGCGCGGCGGTACGGCTGGCCGCCCAGCCGGAGAACCTGCCGCTCGTCTACCACTGCTCGGCCGGCAAGGACCGCACCGGTTGGCTCACCGTCATCCTGCTCAGCGCGCTCGGCGTGGACGAGGCCGCCATCCGCGCCGAGTACCTGCGCAACAACGAGCTGACCGACAGCCTCCGCGCGGTGCTCATCGAGGCGATGCGGCGGCGGCGGCCCACAATGGATGTCGACGCGGTGCTGCCGGTGCTTGAGGTTCGGCCCGAATACCTCGACGCCGGCTACCAGGAGGTGCGCCTGCGGCACGGCTCGTTCGACGGCTACCTGCGGAACGGGCTGGGGCTCACCGACGACGTCCTCACGGCGCTGCGGGCGCAACTGCTGGAGTGA